The Streptomyces sp. NBC_01244 genome contains a region encoding:
- a CDS encoding GntR family transcriptional regulator → MEEPTAYAHHHQPGLPVRSGIPEHGRIPKYYAVKARIAGLLDELGEGGLLPTERDLAEQYEVSRETVRQALRELLLEGRLRRSGRGTVAAGPKLEQPLSLASYTEGVRRQGRTPGRRLIGLERFPCPAPVAPGIGAEPGEPVWHLERVLLADEERVGLESTYVRVARAPRLDIDFQPDSSFYGYLHDSLGISFGDADEKLETVLATPREALLIGTPPALPMLLIHRFSRDQDGRPLERVRSLYRGDRFSFTTHLRPE, encoded by the coding sequence GTGGAAGAACCGACCGCCTACGCGCACCACCACCAGCCCGGCCTGCCCGTCCGCTCCGGCATCCCCGAGCACGGCCGCATCCCCAAGTACTACGCCGTCAAGGCCCGCATCGCCGGGCTGCTCGACGAGCTCGGCGAGGGGGGACTCCTCCCCACCGAGCGCGATCTCGCCGAGCAGTACGAGGTCTCCCGCGAGACCGTCCGCCAGGCCCTGCGCGAGCTGCTGTTGGAGGGCCGCCTGCGCCGCTCGGGCCGCGGCACCGTCGCCGCCGGGCCGAAGCTCGAACAACCCCTGTCGCTGGCGAGTTACACCGAGGGCGTACGCCGCCAGGGGCGCACCCCGGGGCGCCGTCTGATCGGCCTGGAACGCTTCCCCTGCCCGGCCCCCGTGGCCCCCGGCATCGGCGCCGAGCCCGGGGAGCCGGTCTGGCACCTGGAGCGGGTGCTGCTCGCCGACGAGGAGCGGGTCGGACTGGAGAGCACGTACGTCCGGGTCGCCCGCGCGCCCCGCCTCGACATCGATTTCCAGCCGGACTCCTCCTTCTACGGATACCTCCACGACAGCCTCGGCATCTCCTTCGGCGACGCCGACGAGAAGCTGGAGACGGTTCTCGCCACGCCCCGCGAAGCCCTGCTGATCGGCACTCCGCCCGCGCTCCCGATGCTGCTCATCCACCGGTTCTCCCGGGATCAGGACGGCCGGCCGCTGGAGCGGGTGCGTTCTCTCTACCGTGGTGACCGGTTCAGCTTCACGACCCACCTGCGGCCCGAATAG
- a CDS encoding ROK family protein, which yields MNLPALRGHNDALVLDLLRGAGPAGLGRGDLAARTGLTPQAVSKIAARLRTEGLVADAGREASTGGKPRTLLRLVPEARHAVGVHLDRDELTAVRVDLAGRVVAEGRAPLDFGAGPDVVVEEVVRAVARVCGDRPLLGVGVAAPGPLDWRTGVLGRVTGFPEWEGCPLREVLEGRLGVPVRVDKDTNAGVAAGAGFGSAAFGEAVAYVHVGTGLGAGLRLAGAGEVYRGRRSAAGEFGHQVLRLDGPACRCGGRGCAEVLCLDAVAGGRLEEAARIVGEAAANLVALLDVDRVLLGGRVVAAAPGVFLAGVRGVLGVRAFVGGAVRVELVEGGVAEGAAELVLGPLFGRGV from the coding sequence GTGAACCTGCCGGCGCTGCGGGGGCACAACGACGCGCTCGTACTGGACCTCCTGCGCGGAGCCGGCCCCGCCGGGCTCGGCCGCGGTGACCTGGCCGCGCGTACGGGACTCACACCGCAGGCCGTCAGCAAGATCGCGGCTCGGCTCCGGACCGAGGGCCTGGTGGCCGACGCCGGACGCGAGGCCTCCACGGGCGGCAAACCGCGCACGCTGCTGAGGCTGGTGCCGGAGGCGCGCCACGCGGTCGGGGTGCACCTGGACCGCGACGAGCTCACGGCGGTACGGGTCGACCTGGCGGGCCGCGTCGTCGCCGAGGGGCGGGCCCCGCTGGACTTCGGGGCCGGTCCGGACGTGGTGGTCGAGGAGGTCGTACGGGCCGTCGCGCGGGTCTGCGGTGACCGGCCCCTCCTCGGCGTCGGCGTGGCCGCGCCGGGGCCGCTCGACTGGCGGACCGGGGTGCTGGGGCGGGTGACGGGGTTCCCGGAATGGGAGGGGTGCCCGTTGCGGGAGGTGCTGGAGGGGCGGTTGGGGGTTCCCGTGCGGGTGGACAAGGACACCAACGCGGGGGTCGCGGCGGGTGCCGGCTTCGGATCGGCCGCCTTCGGGGAGGCCGTGGCCTACGTGCACGTCGGCACCGGACTGGGAGCGGGGCTCCGGCTGGCCGGCGCGGGAGAGGTCTACCGGGGGCGGCGCTCGGCGGCGGGGGAGTTCGGACACCAGGTGCTGCGGCTGGACGGGCCGGCCTGCCGGTGCGGGGGGCGCGGGTGCGCGGAGGTGCTGTGCCTGGACGCGGTGGCCGGGGGCCGGCTCGAGGAGGCGGCGCGGATCGTGGGGGAGGCGGCGGCGAACCTGGTCGCGCTGCTGGATGTGGACCGGGTGTTGCTCGGGGGGCGGGTGGTGGCGGCTGCGCCGGGGGTGTTCCTGGCGGGGGTGCGGGGGGTTTTGGGGGTGCGGGCCTTTGTGGGGGGTGCGGTGAGGGTTGAACTCGTGGAGGGGGGTGTGGCGGAGGGGGCGGCGGAGCTGGTGCTTGGCCCGTTGTTCGGGCGGGGGGTGTGA